The proteins below come from a single Kitasatospora sp. NBC_00315 genomic window:
- a CDS encoding TetR/AcrR family transcriptional regulator, producing MARTSAGHQTREKLLRAAEQLFATRGVEAALTRDITRLAGQGNPSAVQYHFGSREGLLDAIMAGSRDRTERALAPWLPGLDGAALPELLGALITAEATELRTGRGRHCLRISAQLGHAGGVRPGSPWPPQAGGGHRAVIRLVENRILNLPEPIRLERIDHVLTLVCAALAGRAQQYLSDTVPLTDEETFLADLTVVSAAMLAAPAPATALSSCRR from the coding sequence ATGGCAAGGACGTCGGCGGGCCACCAGACCCGCGAGAAGCTGCTGCGCGCCGCCGAGCAGTTGTTCGCCACCCGCGGTGTCGAAGCGGCCCTGACCAGGGACATCACCCGGCTCGCCGGACAGGGCAACCCCTCCGCCGTGCAGTACCACTTCGGCTCCCGCGAGGGCCTGCTCGACGCGATCATGGCCGGCAGCCGCGACCGCACCGAGCGGGCCCTCGCGCCGTGGCTGCCCGGGCTCGACGGGGCCGCGCTGCCGGAGCTGCTCGGCGCGCTGATCACCGCCGAGGCGACCGAACTGCGGACCGGTCGCGGTCGCCACTGCCTGCGGATCTCCGCCCAGCTCGGCCACGCGGGCGGAGTACGCCCCGGGAGCCCGTGGCCGCCCCAGGCCGGCGGCGGCCACCGGGCGGTGATCCGACTGGTCGAGAACCGGATCCTGAATCTGCCCGAACCGATCCGCCTGGAGCGGATCGACCACGTCCTGACGCTGGTGTGCGCCGCACTGGCCGGGCGGGCGCAGCAGTACCTCTCCGACACCGTGCCGCTGACCGACGAGGAGACGTTCCTTGCCGACCTGACGGTCGTCTCCGCCGCCATGCTCGCCGCCCCGGCCCCGGCGACGGCCCTTTCGAGCTGCCGCCGTTGA
- the kynU gene encoding kynureninase encodes MGFRAVITRAECEALDAADPLAALREEFSLPEGVIYLDGNSLGALPVRTPERVRRTVEAEWGKELIRSWNEAGWFEQPYRLGGRIAPLVGASAGEVVVCDTTSVNLFKVLSAALRLRPGRRTVLGDGAAFPTDLYIAEGVTGLFEGARSVLLSSAEELEARLDDDVAAVVLSHVDYRTGELLDMAAITARVRAAGALMIWDVCHSAGALPVELNSCGADFAVGCTYKYLNGGPGSPAFLYVAERHQDAAVQPLSGWFGHARPFAFEAGYEPTGGIGRFLTSSPSLLGQAALEASLDVWEPVDLRAVRAKSLALTDLFIALVEPLDVEVVTPREHARRGSQVALRHPDGYPVVQALIERGVIGDFRAPDLMRFGFTPLYLSYAEVWEAARHLAEVLESGEWRAERFGRRGAVT; translated from the coding sequence GTGGGGTTTCGGGCCGTGATCACCCGTGCCGAGTGCGAGGCGCTGGACGCGGCTGATCCGCTCGCGGCGCTGCGCGAGGAGTTCAGCCTGCCCGAGGGCGTGATCTACCTGGACGGCAACTCGCTCGGCGCGCTGCCGGTGCGCACCCCCGAGCGGGTACGCCGGACCGTCGAGGCCGAGTGGGGCAAGGAGCTGATCCGCAGCTGGAACGAGGCCGGCTGGTTCGAGCAGCCGTACCGGCTCGGCGGGCGGATCGCACCGCTGGTCGGGGCCTCGGCCGGGGAGGTGGTGGTGTGCGACACCACCTCGGTCAACCTGTTCAAGGTGCTGTCGGCGGCCCTGCGGCTGCGGCCGGGACGGCGGACGGTGCTGGGCGACGGCGCGGCCTTCCCGACCGACCTGTACATCGCCGAGGGCGTGACCGGTCTGTTCGAGGGGGCCCGCAGCGTCCTGCTGTCCTCCGCCGAGGAGCTGGAGGCCCGGCTCGACGACGACGTCGCGGCCGTGGTGCTCTCCCATGTCGACTACCGCACCGGCGAGTTGCTGGACATGGCCGCGATCACCGCGCGGGTGCGGGCGGCCGGCGCGCTGATGATCTGGGACGTCTGCCACTCGGCGGGTGCGCTGCCGGTGGAACTGAACTCCTGCGGTGCGGACTTCGCGGTCGGCTGCACCTACAAGTACCTGAACGGCGGCCCTGGTTCACCCGCGTTCCTGTACGTGGCCGAGCGGCACCAGGATGCCGCCGTGCAGCCGCTGAGCGGCTGGTTCGGCCATGCCCGGCCGTTCGCGTTCGAGGCCGGCTACGAACCGACCGGCGGGATCGGGCGGTTCCTCACCAGCTCGCCCTCGCTGCTCGGCCAGGCCGCGCTGGAAGCGAGCCTGGACGTCTGGGAGCCGGTCGACCTGCGGGCCGTCCGAGCGAAGAGCCTGGCGCTGACCGACCTGTTCATCGCGCTGGTCGAGCCGCTGGACGTGGAGGTGGTCACGCCGCGCGAGCACGCCCGCCGGGGCAGCCAGGTCGCACTGCGGCACCCCGACGGGTACCCGGTGGTGCAGGCGCTGATCGAGCGCGGGGTGATCGGCGACTTCCGGGCACCCGATCTGATGCGCTTCGGCTTCACCCCGCTCTACCTGTCGTACGCGGAGGTCTGGGAGGCGGCGCGGCATCTGGCGGAGGTCCTGGAGTCCGGCGAGTGGCGGGCCGAGCGGTTCGGGCGGCGCGGGGCGGTGACGTAG
- a CDS encoding tryptophan 2,3-dioxygenase: MGNEAVSTPNLSFGRAEEPGHGTPYARYVRLEELHALQHPRSKVPAELSFIITTQVMELLFDLLLHEWALAQQALREDDLPAALAALRRGTHVQDVLVGSWDLLATMTPQEFGAFREVLGEASGFQSSAFLRLEFLLGNKSDHLLRMYEEVPGTYQELAGALRAPSLYDDVLALLARRGLAVPCEPSAQRHRPSPQVEAGWRQVYRDPALADLVGLGEALLDTAERVTRWRQRHYSSVKRTMGDKPGTGGSSGLSWLKRSAEQDVFPELWTVRNEL; the protein is encoded by the coding sequence ATGGGGAACGAAGCGGTGAGCACGCCCAACCTTTCGTTCGGTCGGGCCGAGGAGCCGGGGCACGGAACCCCGTACGCCCGGTACGTCCGGCTGGAGGAGCTGCACGCCCTGCAGCACCCGCGCAGCAAGGTGCCGGCCGAGCTCTCGTTCATCATCACCACCCAGGTGATGGAGCTGCTCTTCGACCTGCTGCTGCACGAGTGGGCCCTGGCCCAGCAGGCGCTGCGCGAGGACGACCTGCCGGCGGCGCTGGCGGCCCTGCGGCGCGGGACGCACGTCCAGGACGTACTGGTCGGCTCCTGGGACCTGCTGGCGACGATGACCCCGCAGGAGTTCGGCGCGTTCCGCGAGGTGCTCGGGGAGGCGTCCGGCTTCCAGTCCTCGGCCTTCCTGCGGCTGGAGTTCCTGCTCGGCAACAAGAGCGACCACCTGCTGCGGATGTACGAGGAGGTGCCCGGGACGTACCAGGAGCTGGCGGGCGCCCTGCGGGCACCGAGCCTGTACGACGACGTGCTGGCGCTGCTCGCCCGGCGCGGTCTCGCGGTCCCCTGCGAACCCTCGGCGCAGCGCCACCGGCCGTCGCCGCAGGTGGAGGCCGGCTGGCGGCAGGTCTACCGCGATCCGGCCCTGGCCGATCTCGTGGGGCTGGGCGAGGCGCTGCTGGACACGGCCGAGCGGGTCACCCGGTGGCGGCAGCGGCACTACTCCTCGGTCAAGCGGACGATGGGAGACAAGCCGGGCACCGGCGGCTCCAGCGGCCTGAGCTGGCTGAAGCGCTCGGCCGAGCAGGACGTCTTCCCCGAGCTGTGGACGGTCAGGAACGAACTGTGA
- a CDS encoding Lrp/AsnC family transcriptional regulator, with protein MDAVDRRLLAELQADARLSYNELSRRVSLSAPAVAERVRRLEADGVISGYHAHIDLAKAGLRVTALVQMQCYGPRCLLRDPGVADWPEVLQLHRVTGGACCALLVAVPAMADFEALIDRLAAHGQPASSMILSSPVPWRPVVAP; from the coding sequence ATGGACGCCGTCGACCGCCGCCTGCTCGCCGAACTCCAGGCCGACGCCAGGCTCTCCTACAACGAGCTCTCCCGCCGGGTCAGCCTCTCGGCGCCGGCCGTCGCCGAACGCGTCCGCCGGCTGGAGGCCGACGGGGTGATCAGCGGCTACCACGCCCACATCGACCTCGCCAAGGCCGGCCTGCGGGTCACCGCGCTGGTCCAGATGCAGTGCTACGGACCGCGCTGCCTGCTGCGCGATCCCGGCGTCGCGGACTGGCCCGAAGTGCTCCAGCTGCACCGGGTCACCGGCGGGGCCTGCTGCGCGCTGCTGGTCGCGGTGCCCGCGATGGCCGACTTCGAGGCGCTGATCGACCGCCTCGCCGCGCACGGCCAGCCCGCCAGCTCGATGATCCTCTCCAGCCCGGTGCCCTGGCGCCCGGTGGTCGCGCCCTGA
- a CDS encoding NADPH-dependent FMN reductase: MPTNRHVLLLSGSLRAGSSNEAVLRTAVEVAPEGVTTTRYEGLAALPHFNPDEDTDPLPAPVAALREALAVADAVLVCTPEYAGTLPGSFKNLLDWTVGGTEISDKPAAWINAANPGRGQGAEATLRLVLGYTGAVVRERACVRVPVGPGSVGPDGLLTDPAARARIAEVLTRLTTA; the protein is encoded by the coding sequence ATGCCGACCAACCGTCACGTCCTGCTGCTGTCCGGAAGCCTGCGCGCCGGCTCCTCCAACGAGGCCGTGCTGCGCACCGCCGTCGAGGTCGCCCCCGAGGGCGTCACCACCACGCGCTACGAGGGCCTGGCCGCCCTGCCGCACTTCAACCCGGACGAGGACACCGATCCGCTGCCGGCGCCCGTGGCGGCGCTGCGCGAGGCCCTGGCGGTGGCCGACGCCGTCCTGGTCTGCACCCCCGAGTACGCGGGCACGCTGCCCGGCTCGTTCAAGAACCTGCTGGACTGGACGGTCGGCGGCACCGAGATCTCGGACAAGCCGGCGGCCTGGATCAACGCCGCCAACCCCGGCCGGGGCCAGGGCGCCGAGGCCACCCTGCGGCTGGTGCTCGGCTACACCGGCGCCGTCGTCCGGGAGCGGGCCTGCGTCCGCGTCCCGGTCGGCCCCGGCTCGGTCGGCCCGGACGGCCTGCTCACCGATCCGGCCGCCCGCGCCCGGATCGCCGAGGTGCTCACCCGCCTGACCACGGCCTGA
- a CDS encoding UBP-type zinc finger domain-containing protein, translating to MSEHHGWQVAPDRGAAVQAECAHLDEPGEFTPRAVRGCEECLRAGGRWVHLRECLVCGHLGCCDSSPGKHAHAHAHTLPGHDLARSAERGEDWAWCYADEVFLRPAG from the coding sequence ATGAGCGAGCACCACGGTTGGCAGGTCGCCCCGGACCGGGGCGCCGCCGTCCAGGCCGAATGCGCCCATCTCGACGAGCCGGGGGAGTTCACCCCCCGCGCCGTGCGCGGCTGCGAGGAGTGCCTGCGGGCGGGTGGCCGCTGGGTGCACCTGCGCGAGTGCCTGGTCTGCGGGCACCTCGGCTGCTGCGACAGCTCGCCCGGGAAGCACGCCCACGCGCACGCCCACACCCTGCCCGGCCATGACCTGGCCCGGTCGGCGGAGCGCGGCGAGGACTGGGCCTGGTGCTACGCGGACGAGGTCTTCCTGCGACCCGCCGGCTGA
- a CDS encoding MarC family protein, with amino-acid sequence MYVFDLSSAFIAFFAVVGPPKVLLAFAQLGAGRDAGYLRRLALWSALVAAVVGGVMSFTADFVTTLFHVSDQSLQLAGGAIFFIYAVALVLGVHLGGGADDDAHLANPMVDGIRALLLPYIASPLAMTGVLIGSLSKDTWAWHSTVAAAYVAVVAINCVCVLVLAPLLQRSRRTSLELVSRLLGLLLAAVGVELFLNGLAGLGAHLAGGH; translated from the coding sequence ATGTACGTCTTCGATCTCAGCAGCGCGTTCATCGCGTTCTTCGCGGTGGTCGGCCCGCCCAAGGTCCTGCTGGCCTTCGCCCAGCTCGGCGCCGGACGTGACGCGGGCTACCTGCGCCGCCTCGCGTTGTGGAGCGCGCTGGTGGCGGCGGTGGTCGGCGGGGTGATGTCGTTCACCGCCGACTTCGTCACCACGCTCTTCCACGTCAGCGACCAGTCGCTGCAGCTGGCCGGCGGGGCGATCTTCTTCATCTACGCGGTGGCCCTGGTGCTCGGCGTCCACCTGGGCGGCGGCGCGGACGACGACGCACACCTGGCCAACCCGATGGTCGACGGCATCCGCGCGCTGCTGCTGCCGTACATCGCCAGCCCGCTCGCGATGACCGGTGTGCTGATCGGCTCGCTGAGCAAGGACACCTGGGCCTGGCACAGCACCGTGGCCGCCGCGTACGTCGCGGTGGTGGCGATCAACTGCGTCTGTGTGCTGGTGCTGGCCCCGCTGCTCCAGCGCAGCCGGCGGACCTCGTTGGAGCTGGTCTCCCGGCTGCTCGGGCTGCTGCTGGCGGCCGTCGGCGTCGAACTCTTCCTGAACGGCCTGGCCGGGCTGGGCGCGCACCTGGCGGGCGGCCACTAG
- a CDS encoding barstar family protein: protein MTRTPERKPPEYQLRGADVTDRAGCYAAIGAALNGPGGYYGANLDALADCLRGGFGPAAPFTLVWHDAAVARRWLTSRLEVAGRDLSYYEAVLDTLRAGGVTVVER from the coding sequence ATGACACGGACACCGGAACGGAAACCGCCCGAGTACCAGCTGCGCGGCGCCGACGTCACGGACCGGGCCGGCTGCTACGCCGCCATCGGCGCGGCCCTCAACGGCCCCGGCGGCTACTACGGCGCCAATCTGGACGCGCTCGCCGACTGCCTGCGCGGCGGCTTCGGCCCGGCGGCGCCGTTCACCCTGGTCTGGCACGACGCGGCGGTCGCGCGCCGGTGGCTGACCAGCCGGCTGGAGGTCGCCGGACGCGACCTGAGCTACTACGAGGCGGTGCTCGACACGCTGCGCGCGGGCGGCGTGACCGTCGTGGAGCGGTAA
- a CDS encoding DoxX family protein produces MTCLNRKDLGLLALRTAVGGVLVAHGTQKLFGWFGGGGLEGTTQGMEHMGFHPARQSAIAAGLGEAGGGAMLMAGLATPAAGSIVAGTMAGAVAVHAPAGFFSTAGGFEYPALLGAAGLSLGLSGAGRYSLDHALGHRVDRPWIGLLAFTASAVSAYSVVARRRHVVRLREERAAMDATGEEGAGLS; encoded by the coding sequence ATGACCTGTCTGAATCGCAAGGATCTCGGCCTGCTCGCCCTGCGGACGGCGGTGGGCGGGGTGCTCGTCGCCCACGGCACCCAGAAGCTGTTCGGGTGGTTCGGCGGCGGCGGCCTGGAGGGCACCACGCAGGGCATGGAACACATGGGTTTCCACCCGGCCCGGCAGAGCGCGATCGCCGCGGGCCTGGGGGAGGCGGGTGGCGGGGCGATGCTGATGGCCGGCCTGGCGACCCCGGCGGCCGGGTCGATCGTGGCCGGCACCATGGCGGGCGCCGTCGCGGTGCACGCCCCGGCCGGGTTCTTCAGCACGGCCGGCGGCTTCGAGTACCCGGCGCTGCTCGGCGCGGCCGGCCTCTCGCTCGGACTCTCCGGTGCCGGGCGCTACTCGCTGGACCACGCCCTGGGCCATCGGGTCGACCGGCCCTGGATCGGCCTGCTCGCGTTCACCGCGAGCGCCGTCTCGGCCTACTCGGTGGTGGCCCGCCGACGGCACGTGGTCCGGCTGCGCGAGGAGCGCGCGGCGATGGACGCGACGGGCGAGGAGGGCGCGGGCCTCTCCTGA